Proteins encoded within one genomic window of Pararhizobium capsulatum DSM 1112:
- a CDS encoding DNA alkylation repair protein, with translation MAEPLKNLLHPGLVETMAHHIGRNASTFDQKRFLALATKNIEILELMQRSLQICDALEATLPEDFAEAAALLSASFPSENRPGLTGWMLLPVSQYIARRGLDDFEISLALLKELTPHFTAEFGIRVFIHADQDRALTEIGGWVHDPNHHVRRLASEGTRPRLPWAMRLPHLIRDPQPILPILEALLDDPEDYVRRSVANSLNDVAKDHPDLVAEFVAKHITAAAADRRRLLRHSSRTLLKKGHAKALGNFGFGALDSIDADLAIGSPQVLFGDGVDFTLTLKNTSVASQQAMIDYAVHHRKANGTLAPKVFKWKSLSIAPGETLMLRRRHALREITTRQYYPGTHRLEILVNGNALASGDFELVMH, from the coding sequence ATGGCCGAACCGCTGAAGAACCTGCTCCATCCTGGCCTGGTCGAGACCATGGCCCATCATATCGGCCGCAATGCGAGCACCTTCGACCAGAAACGCTTCCTTGCGCTGGCGACGAAGAACATCGAAATTCTCGAACTGATGCAGCGCTCGCTGCAGATTTGCGACGCGCTTGAGGCGACGTTGCCGGAAGATTTTGCTGAAGCGGCAGCCTTGCTGTCGGCCAGCTTTCCAAGCGAGAACCGTCCCGGCCTTACGGGCTGGATGCTGCTGCCGGTGAGCCAGTATATTGCGCGTCGGGGGCTGGATGACTTCGAGATATCCCTTGCCCTCCTCAAGGAACTGACCCCTCATTTCACCGCAGAATTCGGCATCCGCGTCTTCATCCACGCCGATCAGGACCGTGCCTTGACGGAAATCGGCGGCTGGGTCCACGACCCGAACCATCACGTCCGCCGCCTCGCCAGCGAAGGTACGCGCCCTCGCCTGCCCTGGGCAATGCGCCTGCCGCACCTGATCCGCGATCCGCAACCGATCCTGCCGATCCTGGAAGCCCTGCTTGACGACCCCGAAGACTATGTCCGCCGCTCGGTTGCCAACAGCCTCAACGATGTCGCCAAGGATCATCCCGATCTGGTTGCAGAGTTTGTCGCGAAACACATCACCGCCGCCGCCGCTGACCGAAGGAGGCTGCTGCGCCATTCCTCGCGCACGCTCCTGAAGAAGGGCCACGCCAAGGCGCTCGGCAATTTTGGTTTCGGCGCGCTCGACTCCATTGATGCCGATCTTGCCATCGGCAGTCCGCAAGTGCTGTTCGGCGATGGTGTCGATTTCACCCTCACCTTGAAAAACACAAGTGTGGCGTCACAACAGGCAATGATCGACTATGCCGTTCATCACCGCAAAGCCAACGGCACGTTGGCGCCCAAGGTGTTCAAGTGGAAAAGCCTGTCGATCGCGCCGGGTGAGACGCTGATGCTGAGGCGCCGGCATGCACTGCGTGAAATCACCACCCGGCAATATTACCCCGGCACCCACCGCCTCGAAATCCTCGTCAACGGCAACGCCCTTGCCAGCGGCGATTTCGAACTTGTCATGCACTGA